A stretch of the Lolium perenne isolate Kyuss_39 chromosome 3, Kyuss_2.0, whole genome shotgun sequence genome encodes the following:
- the LOC127341257 gene encoding uncharacterized protein isoform X1, with protein MAGGNGGKKRKRKRGRRMKRKPGSSPSSSASSDDASPPPVEEERRGGLEVSGGLPDYEFGWHNSLFVGTKGNVDILGSVRNQLLKTCFLCAILYAAEQDIRSWLAIEEPDRQPDIYFDYDTYVTQYETEIKALIGQVQSSVYRTREDRPKTALKIFLRDGVMAYSKSKEWPGGKIIKISDFQLHKDMMFEDFENIIASGGSVIGGFPVSPEFKDLQPDAIYEFSPPGVKRQSMGAHMVQFIGTGADGGREFLVFLNSKKRPRKDGVGKVYFDQIYSGVYTLQCRAPPPPSDETGLIVAGPDDNDGTLGSSGAAPDGNKMSSFFSAPDGNNTSSSTAPTKSLSQVRKCIRYDDDTISSSCTIKIDGWVLSAPTLLVEDIQTRTCASIVKIDGMSKQFEANLPPPPESLFCVATEKPWKKKILGEMATVTRCFVPSNNMNDWHCINVLLKICDKLGGLNSKLALEHRQMIPIVNKIPTLILGRDLSHGSSGLSDIPSSARNQQGRKHKRPISSSGQANSSGTMNTTGPIPSLASSNPFTNTVPMPLMHHNASISSHLAVLGADAAGARESPTDQIVDTYRFRKDDCLGHKVDSFFSRDDFSGPRDARGRCMACTKGFTFREIYSAGASAKKVACFHSLSDGKLLATGGHNMKLGRLPVEPAALRDCSEDVGMLFHSTSPNPNVPYWRPEGVISRAKIEDIKAMAICHKESVTLYANMSLCKLPVGDGEGALSDALRCRLLRPDWAKACYRQAPAHMLLKEYEQARDALLDAQKLDLGMQKLRVNYAGRLWNS; from the exons ATGGCGGGCGGGAACGGgggcaagaagaggaagaggaagaggggaAGACGGATGAAGAGGAAGCCGGGGAGTTCGCCTTCAAGCTCGGCCTCGTCGGATGACGCCTCACCCCCACCGGTGGAAGAGGAACGGCGCGGAGGACTCGAG GTGTCTGGTGGTTTGCCAGATTATGAATTTGGTTGGCACAACTCCTTGTTCGTAGGAACCAAGGGTAATGTCGACATTCTGGGATCAGTCCGTAATCAGCTGCTCAAAACATGTTTCCTTTGTGCCATTTTGTATGCGGCCGAACAAGATATCCGCAGTTGGCTAGCAATTGAAGAACCTGACCGACAGCCAGATATCTATTTCGATTATGATACCTATGTGACACAGTATGAGACTGAAATCAAGGCCCTTATAGGGCAGGTTCAGAGTTCTGTTTACCGTACCAGGGAAGACAGGCCAAAAACTGCATTGAAGATCTTCCTAAGAGATGGAGTCATGGCGTACTCAAAATCAAAGGAATGGCCTGGTGGGAAGATAATCAAGATCTCAGACTTTCAGTTGCACAAAGATATGATGTTTGAAGATTTTGAAAATATCATAGCTAGTGGTGGCTCGGTTATCGGTGGGTTCCCAGTTAGTCCAGAGTTCAAGGACTTACAACCAGATGCAATATACGAGTTCAGTCCACCTGGTGTAAAGAGACAGTCTATGGGTGCCCACATGGTCCAGTTTATTGGTACAGGCGCTGATGGGGGGAGagagtttcttgttttcttgaacTCCAAGAAACGGCCCAGGAAGGATGGTGTCGGTAAAGTGTACTTCGATCAAATTTACAGTGGTGTTTACACTTTGCAGTGCCGTGCTCCACCTCCTCCATCTGACGAAACAGGCTTGATTGTGGCCGGCCCTGATGATAATGATGGTACCCTGGGATCATCTGGGGCTGCCCCTGATGGCAACAAGATGTCAAGCTTCTTCAGTGCCCCAGATGGCAACAACACCTCGAGCTCTACTGCTCCCACCAAAAGCTTGTCCCAG GTTCGAAAATGTATCAGATATGATGATGATACAATCTCTTCTTCTTGCACCATTAAAATAGACGGTTGGGTTCTGTCTGCACCAACG CTATTGGTTGAAGACATCCAAACTAGGACATGTGCATCTATTGTAAAGATTGATGGGATGTCAAAACAATTTGAAGCAAACCTTCCTCCTCCCCCTGAATCTCTCTTCTGTGTAGCAACAGAGA AGCCCTGGAAGAAGAAAATCCTTGGTGAGATGGCTACAGTGACTCGATGCTTTGTTCCTAGTAATAATATGAATGATTGGCACTGCATTAATGTTCTGCTAAAGATCTGTGATAAG CTTGGTGGACTGAACTCTAAGCTGGCATTGGAGCATCGCCAGATGATTCCAATTGTCAATAAGATACCAACATTAATATTGGGAAGGGATTTATCTCATGGCTCCTCGGGCCTATCAGATATACCATCAAGTGCTAGG AATCAACAGGGGCGAAAGCACAAACGGCCTATCTCATCATCTGGTCAAGCTAACAGCTCTGGTACTATGAATACTACTGGCCCCATCCCCAGCTTGGCATCCTCAAACCCATTCACAAACACCGTACCAATGCCATTGATGCATCATAATGCCAGTATATCGAGTCACTTAGCTGTTTTAGGTGCTGACGCAGCAGGGGCTAGGGAATCACCAACTGACCAGATT GTTGACACGTATCGCTTTCGAAAGGATGACTGTTTGGGACATAAGGTGGACTCGTTCTTCTCACGTGATGATTTTTCAGGTCCGAGAGACGCTCGAGGACGTTGCATGGCTTGTACTAAAG GGTTCACTTTCCGAGAGATTTATTCAGCTGGGGCAAGCGCAAAGAAGGTTGCATGCTTTCACTCATTATCAGATGGAAAGCTACTTGCTACTGGGGGTCACAATATGAAG TTGGGTAGGTTGCCAGTAGAGCCTGCTGCCTTACGAGATTGCAGTGAAGATGTTGGAATGCTGTTTCATTCGACTTCCCCAAATCCAAATGTCCCATACTGGAGACCTGAGGGGGTAATTTCTCGTGCAAAAATTGAAGATATAAaggcaatg GCAATATGTCATAAAGAGAGTGTGACACTGTATGCAAACATGAGTCTTTGTAAACTGCCCGTGGGTGATGGTGAAGGTGCTTTGTCAGATGCTCTCAGGTGCAGATTGTTGCGACCTGATTGGGCAAAGGCTTGCTACCGTCAAGCTCCAGCTCACATGCTACTCAAG GAGTACGAGCAAGCCCGTGACGCTCTCTTGGATGCACAAAAGTTGGATCTGGGAATGCAGAAACTGAGAGTGAATTACG CAGGAAGGCTTTGGAACTCATGA